In a genomic window of Chryseobacterium sp. G0162:
- a CDS encoding M28 family peptidase — MNKNYIFSLLGLLVFSIGNAQSYKKPLVSAIKEADLRKDMYELAADQFWGREAGTLDELKVSMWLADKAKEAGMKPAGDHGTFFQFFDMYRHQTTPQSSLKIGDTPLKLWKDFLVAEPVNASIDAEVVYAGNTEPEDLSKLNLKGKVLAVNASDKNIDKEMTLFVRRYPGFVRTKYYNKATELGAKAIIFITDDISEKSWVEVLPQMTRGTYGVEGLREKITNNIPVLWIKKENAAWVKNNPKVALNLMTETYKYPSVNIIGEIEGTDPVLKKEYVLLSGHQDHDGIRHPVKNDTIYNGADDNASTCVAMLAMARAYKKQPGKRSILFVFHGAEERGLLGSRWHASHPVVPKESIVAVLNGDMIGRNDNNEAALLGGNAPHKNSEELVKMAEDANNESTKFKYLKDWDSPNHAEYFYFRSDHLPYAKVGIPAIFFTSVLHDQYHTPQDESENINYKKLYKMTEWMYRTSWKVANETERPKIISNFTLER; from the coding sequence CAGTTCTGGGGCCGTGAAGCAGGAACACTGGATGAGTTAAAAGTATCGATGTGGTTAGCAGATAAAGCCAAGGAGGCTGGAATGAAGCCAGCGGGTGATCATGGAACTTTTTTCCAGTTTTTTGATATGTACAGACATCAGACTACTCCACAAAGCAGTTTAAAAATCGGAGATACTCCATTGAAATTATGGAAGGATTTTCTTGTTGCGGAACCTGTCAACGCTTCTATAGATGCTGAAGTTGTATATGCAGGAAATACAGAGCCGGAAGATCTTTCTAAACTCAACCTTAAAGGAAAAGTTCTTGCAGTAAATGCTTCTGACAAAAACATTGATAAAGAAATGACTCTTTTTGTAAGAAGATATCCAGGATTTGTGAGAACAAAATACTACAACAAAGCGACTGAACTGGGAGCAAAAGCAATCATTTTCATCACAGATGATATTTCTGAAAAAAGCTGGGTAGAAGTTCTTCCTCAAATGACCAGAGGAACCTATGGTGTAGAAGGACTTAGAGAAAAAATAACGAACAATATTCCTGTTCTTTGGATCAAAAAAGAGAATGCTGCCTGGGTAAAAAACAACCCTAAAGTTGCTCTTAACCTGATGACTGAAACGTACAAATATCCTTCAGTAAACATCATTGGGGAAATTGAAGGAACAGATCCTGTTCTTAAAAAAGAATATGTTTTATTAAGCGGACATCAGGATCATGACGGGATCAGACATCCTGTAAAAAATGACACCATTTACAACGGTGCTGATGATAATGCCAGTACCTGCGTCGCGATGTTAGCTATGGCAAGAGCTTACAAAAAGCAACCAGGAAAAAGAAGTATCCTGTTTGTCTTCCATGGGGCTGAAGAAAGAGGTTTACTAGGTTCAAGATGGCATGCTTCTCACCCCGTAGTTCCGAAGGAGAGTATTGTAGCTGTGTTAAATGGTGATATGATCGGAAGAAATGATAATAATGAAGCGGCTTTATTAGGAGGAAATGCTCCCCATAAAAACTCTGAGGAACTTGTAAAAATGGCTGAAGATGCCAATAACGAGAGTACCAAGTTTAAATATTTAAAAGATTGGGATTCCCCTAATCATGCTGAATATTTTTATTTCAGAAGTGACCATCTTCCGTATGCTAAAGTGGGTATTCCCGCCATATTCTTCACCAGTGTACTGCATGATCAGTACCACACTCCACAGGATGAATCTGAAAACATCAATTACAAGAAATTATATAAAATGACAGAATGGATGTACAGAACTTCCTGGAAAGTTGCCAATGAGACTGAACGTCCGAAAATAATTTCAAATTTTACGCTTGAACGATAA
- the ilvA gene encoding threonine ammonia-lyase IlvA, with protein MKTGETYLSVLDKVYQAAERLKNVCVRTPLAVNNNLSGVYNAQVHFKREDLQRVRSYKIRGAYNKMSTMPEEELSKGIVCASAGNHAQGVAFACSTMKVKGTIFMPLPTPGQKLEQVKMFGGNYIDVVLQGDTFDEAKDAAMRFCNENDGTFIHPFDDPAIIEGQATTALEILEQSDESIDYLFVPIGGGGLAAGICSVFKELSPQTKIIGVEPSAAASMKKALENGKPVHLEKISRFVDGAAVQKVGSLTFEFCKNRLYDVVTVEEGLVCETILSLYNKDAIVVEPAGALAVAALEKYKDKIEGKNVVCIISGSNNDITRMEEIKEKALLYANLKHYFLVRFPQRPGALKTFVMDVLGPNDDITFFEYTQKNSKEKGIAVVGIALKQKEDFTPLMDNMKRQDFFVNYLNNDPSLMNLLI; from the coding sequence ATGAAGACGGGAGAAACCTATTTATCTGTATTGGATAAAGTTTACCAAGCGGCCGAAAGACTTAAAAATGTTTGTGTCAGAACTCCTTTAGCTGTTAATAATAATTTATCAGGAGTTTATAATGCTCAAGTACACTTCAAAAGAGAAGACCTTCAAAGAGTAAGGTCTTATAAAATTCGTGGGGCTTATAACAAAATGTCAACCATGCCAGAGGAAGAACTTTCCAAGGGAATTGTTTGTGCCAGTGCAGGAAATCATGCTCAGGGAGTTGCTTTTGCATGCAGTACCATGAAAGTGAAAGGAACTATTTTTATGCCTTTACCCACTCCGGGTCAAAAACTGGAGCAGGTTAAAATGTTTGGTGGGAACTACATTGATGTTGTTTTGCAGGGAGATACCTTTGATGAAGCAAAAGATGCTGCGATGAGGTTTTGTAATGAAAATGACGGAACATTCATCCATCCATTTGATGATCCTGCGATTATTGAAGGGCAGGCCACAACAGCATTGGAAATCCTTGAACAGTCTGATGAATCCATTGATTATCTTTTTGTACCAATAGGAGGTGGTGGATTGGCGGCAGGCATTTGTTCCGTCTTTAAAGAATTGTCTCCCCAAACCAAAATCATTGGAGTAGAACCTTCCGCAGCGGCAAGCATGAAAAAGGCTCTGGAAAATGGTAAACCCGTTCACCTTGAAAAGATAAGCCGTTTTGTAGATGGTGCAGCAGTGCAAAAGGTAGGGAGTCTCACGTTTGAATTTTGTAAAAATAGATTGTATGATGTAGTTACGGTAGAAGAGGGGCTTGTATGTGAAACGATTCTTTCCTTATATAATAAAGATGCTATTGTGGTGGAGCCGGCCGGTGCTCTTGCTGTGGCTGCCTTGGAAAAGTATAAAGATAAGATTGAAGGAAAAAATGTGGTTTGCATTATCAGTGGAAGCAATAATGATATTACCAGAATGGAAGAAATTAAGGAGAAAGCTTTGCTGTATGCTAACTTAAAACATTATTTTCTGGTAAGGTTTCCACAGCGTCCCGGAGCTTTGAAAACCTTTGTGATGGATGTGCTTGGGCCTAATGATGATATTACTTTTTTTGAATATACCCAGAAAAATTCAAAAGAAAAAGGAATTGCAGTAGTAGGAATTGCACTGAAACAAAAAGAGGACTTCACACCACTAATGGACAACATGAAAAGGCAGGATTTTTTTGTCAACTACCTGAACAATGATCCGTCTTTGATGAATCTGCTGATTTAG
- the ilvC gene encoding ketol-acid reductoisomerase, translating into MAKLNFGGVEENVVTREEFSLKKAQEVLKDEVVAVIGYGVQGPGQALNQKDNGINVIVGQRKNSKSWDKAVADGFVPGETLFEIEEALEKGTIICYLLSDAAQIEYWPKVKQHLTPGKALYFSHGFGITFNERTGIVPPADVDVFLVAPKGSGTSLRRMFLQDRGLNSSFAVYQDATGKARERVTALGIAIGSGYLFETDFKKEVYSDLAGERGTLMGAVQGIFAAQYDVLRKNGHSPSEAFNETVEELTQSLMPLVAENGMDWMYANCSTTAQRGALDWWKRFRDATSPLFEELYDNVAKGNEAQRSIDSNSKPDYREKLEVELTELRESEMWKAGKTVRSLRPENN; encoded by the coding sequence ATGGCAAAATTAAATTTCGGAGGAGTAGAGGAAAACGTAGTAACAAGAGAAGAATTTTCGTTGAAAAAAGCTCAGGAAGTATTAAAAGATGAAGTAGTAGCGGTAATCGGGTATGGTGTACAGGGGCCGGGACAGGCACTGAACCAGAAAGACAATGGAATTAATGTGATTGTAGGACAAAGAAAAAATTCTAAATCCTGGGATAAAGCAGTGGCGGATGGCTTTGTTCCGGGTGAAACTTTATTTGAAATAGAAGAAGCTTTAGAAAAAGGAACGATTATCTGTTATCTGTTGAGTGATGCTGCGCAGATTGAATACTGGCCAAAAGTAAAGCAACATCTTACCCCTGGAAAAGCTTTGTATTTCTCTCATGGGTTTGGAATTACCTTTAATGAACGTACAGGAATTGTTCCTCCGGCAGATGTAGATGTCTTTTTGGTAGCTCCAAAGGGGTCAGGAACTTCATTAAGAAGAATGTTCCTTCAGGATAGAGGACTGAATAGCAGTTTTGCCGTTTATCAAGATGCAACAGGAAAAGCAAGAGAAAGAGTAACGGCTCTGGGAATTGCCATAGGAAGCGGATATTTATTTGAAACAGACTTTAAAAAAGAAGTGTATAGCGATCTTGCCGGAGAAAGAGGAACCTTAATGGGAGCGGTACAAGGAATATTTGCAGCACAATATGATGTTTTGAGAAAAAATGGTCACAGCCCATCAGAAGCTTTCAACGAAACGGTAGAAGAACTTACCCAATCATTGATGCCACTGGTAGCAGAAAATGGAATGGATTGGATGTATGCGAATTGCAGTACGACTGCTCAAAGAGGAGCTTTGGATTGGTGGAAGCGTTTCAGAGATGCAACTTCGCCTTTATTTGAAGAATTGTATGATAATGTGGCTAAAGGAAATGAAGCACAAAGGTCCATTGACAGTAACAGTAAGCCTGATTACCGGGAAAAACTGGAAGTTGAATTAACAGAATTGAGAGAGAGTGAAATGTGGAAGGCAGGAAAAACTGTACGAAGCCTGAGACCAGAAAATAATTAA
- a CDS encoding ACT domain-containing protein yields the protein MKTENKEYTITAYTEDCLGLISRINAIFSRRRISMTNFNMGPSETENIKKFVITIRESEESVQKITRQMEKQVDVLEVHYHKNPYFTAIEHAS from the coding sequence ATGAAAACAGAAAATAAAGAATATACCATAACAGCCTATACAGAAGATTGTTTGGGACTGATTAGCAGGATCAACGCTATTTTTTCAAGAAGGAGAATTTCGATGACAAATTTTAATATGGGACCCTCTGAAACGGAGAACATAAAAAAGTTTGTGATTACGATCAGAGAATCCGAAGAATCTGTTCAGAAGATCACCAGACAAATGGAAAAACAAGTAGATGTACTGGAGGTTCATTATCATAAAAATCCATATTTCACAGCAATAGAACACGCTAGCTAA
- the ilvB gene encoding biosynthetic-type acetolactate synthase large subunit has translation MKNLNQSTATELSGSRIILEAFLQEGVKTVFGYPGGAIIPIYDALYDYKDQLEHILVRHEQAAVHAAQGLARVSGKVGVVMATSGPGATNLVTGLADALLDNTPLVCITGQVFEHLLGTDAFQEIDVMNITSPVTKWNYQVTDANELPEVLAKAFYIAKSGRPGPVLIDITKNAQLQKASYKGYHPCHSLRSYKPDPVPSLESIEQAAELINHAERPFIIAGQGIMLGKAEREFLEFAEKSGIPVAWTVLGMGVLPTDHPQAVGMVGMHGNYGPNILTNQCDVLITIGMRFDDRVTGRLDQYAKQAKIIHLEIDSSEINKNVKVDVPVLGNCKETLPLLTALIQKREHPEWHQRFKDCMEVESINLINDELYPKEEEITMGEVIRCLNEITKGEAVIVTDVGQHQMITCRYSNFQHSRTNITSGGLGTMGFCLPAAIGATYGEHHFPVIAVMGDGGAQMNIQELGTIMQYHPEVKILILNNSYLGMVRQWQELFHEERYSSVEIQSPEFVKVANGYHIQGRKVTQREDLKEALDEMLTHKGAFLLEVMTGKKHNVFPMIPQGKSVSEIVLNNQP, from the coding sequence ATGAAGAATTTAAATCAATCAACAGCAACAGAACTGAGCGGAAGCCGGATTATTCTTGAAGCATTTCTTCAGGAAGGCGTGAAAACTGTTTTCGGGTATCCCGGCGGGGCAATCATTCCTATTTATGATGCGCTTTATGATTATAAAGATCAGTTGGAGCATATTCTTGTTCGTCATGAGCAGGCAGCTGTACATGCAGCACAAGGATTGGCCAGGGTTTCCGGAAAAGTAGGAGTCGTTATGGCTACCAGTGGTCCGGGGGCTACCAATCTTGTGACAGGATTAGCAGATGCTTTATTGGATAATACACCATTGGTATGCATTACGGGACAGGTGTTTGAACATCTTTTGGGAACAGACGCGTTTCAGGAAATTGATGTGATGAACATTACAAGCCCTGTTACCAAATGGAATTACCAGGTAACAGATGCCAATGAGTTGCCCGAAGTTCTGGCAAAAGCATTTTATATTGCAAAATCGGGTCGACCGGGGCCGGTACTTATTGATATTACAAAAAATGCCCAGTTACAGAAAGCTTCATACAAAGGATATCATCCTTGTCATTCCTTAAGAAGTTATAAACCTGATCCTGTTCCATCGCTGGAAAGTATTGAACAGGCAGCGGAACTTATTAACCATGCAGAACGTCCTTTCATTATTGCCGGGCAGGGAATTATGCTGGGGAAAGCAGAGCGTGAGTTCTTGGAGTTTGCTGAAAAATCAGGAATTCCGGTAGCGTGGACTGTTTTAGGAATGGGTGTTCTTCCTACAGATCATCCACAGGCAGTTGGAATGGTAGGAATGCATGGAAATTACGGCCCTAATATTCTTACCAATCAATGTGATGTACTGATTACCATAGGAATGCGTTTTGATGACCGGGTGACCGGAAGGCTGGATCAATATGCAAAGCAGGCCAAGATTATTCACCTGGAAATTGACTCATCGGAAATCAATAAAAATGTAAAAGTGGATGTTCCGGTTCTCGGAAATTGTAAAGAAACCTTGCCACTTCTTACAGCATTGATCCAAAAAAGAGAACATCCGGAATGGCATCAAAGGTTTAAAGACTGCATGGAAGTTGAAAGCATCAATCTCATCAATGATGAGCTGTATCCTAAGGAAGAAGAGATCACGATGGGAGAGGTGATCAGATGTCTCAATGAAATCACAAAAGGGGAAGCGGTTATTGTAACCGATGTAGGACAGCATCAGATGATAACATGCAGGTATTCCAATTTTCAACATTCAAGAACCAATATTACCAGTGGTGGATTGGGAACCATGGGGTTTTGTCTTCCTGCGGCAATAGGAGCAACTTATGGAGAGCATCATTTCCCTGTTATTGCAGTAATGGGAGATGGTGGAGCTCAGATGAATATTCAGGAATTGGGAACGATTATGCAGTATCATCCTGAAGTTAAAATTTTAATCCTGAATAACAGCTATCTGGGAATGGTAAGACAGTGGCAGGAGCTGTTTCATGAAGAGCGCTATTCTTCCGTGGAAATTCAGAGTCCGGAGTTTGTAAAGGTAGCAAACGGCTATCATATTCAGGGAAGGAAAGTGACCCAGAGAGAAGACCTAAAAGAAGCGCTTGATGAAATGCTTACTCATAAAGGTGCATTTCTGCTGGAAGTAATGACAGGAAAAAAACACAATGTTTTTCCGATGATTCCTCAGGGGAAAAGTGTTTCGGAGATTGTATTAAATAATCAACCATAA
- the ilvD gene encoding dihydroxy-acid dehydratase, giving the protein MLNKYSKTFTQNSEQPAAKAMLYGIGFTEEDMQKAQIGIASMGYDGNTCNMHLNDLARVVKKGTWNHGLAGLIFNTIGVSDGMSNGTDGMRYSLVSRDVIADSIEAICGAQYYDGLIALPGCDKNMPGTIIAMGRLNRPSLMVYGGTIAPGCYKGETLNIVSAFEALGKKIAGEISEEDFDGVVKNSCPGAGACGGMYTANTMASAIEALGMSLPYSSSNPALSKEKQDECLEAGKYIKILLEKDIKPSDIMTRKAFENALRVIVVLGGSTNAVLHFIAMAKSVGVSLTQDDFQTMSDGTPMLADLKPSGKYLMQDLHEHGGIPSVMKYLLEEGLLHGDCLTVTGKTLAENLEHIPTLDFNTQKIIRPLSSPIKPTGHLRILYGNLAEKGSVAKITGKEGERFVGKARVFDGEKNLIKGIADGTVQHGDVIVIRNEGPKGAPGMPEMLKPTSALIGAGLGSSVALITDGRFSGGTHGFVVGHITPEAHEGGLIAFVEDNDLIEIDAIRNTIQLKVSEEEIKKRKEGWQKPALKVKKGLLYKYALTVSSAAEGCVTDEI; this is encoded by the coding sequence ATGTTAAATAAATATTCAAAAACATTCACACAAAATAGTGAACAGCCAGCCGCAAAAGCAATGCTATACGGGATTGGTTTTACAGAAGAGGACATGCAGAAAGCACAAATCGGCATTGCAAGTATGGGCTATGATGGAAATACCTGTAATATGCACCTCAACGATCTAGCCAGGGTGGTGAAGAAAGGGACATGGAATCATGGATTGGCAGGGCTGATTTTTAACACGATTGGAGTAAGTGATGGGATGAGCAACGGAACTGATGGGATGCGCTATTCACTCGTAAGCAGAGATGTGATTGCAGACAGCATTGAAGCTATTTGTGGAGCCCAGTATTATGACGGACTTATTGCTTTACCCGGATGTGATAAAAATATGCCGGGAACTATCATTGCAATGGGAAGACTGAATAGACCATCACTGATGGTATACGGTGGAACCATTGCCCCAGGATGCTACAAAGGAGAAACTTTAAATATTGTTTCAGCTTTTGAAGCCTTAGGGAAAAAGATTGCAGGAGAGATCTCTGAAGAAGACTTTGATGGGGTGGTCAAAAATTCCTGCCCCGGGGCAGGTGCATGTGGCGGAATGTATACGGCTAATACAATGGCATCTGCAATAGAAGCACTGGGAATGAGCCTGCCGTACTCATCTTCTAATCCGGCTTTAAGCAAAGAAAAACAGGATGAATGTCTGGAAGCCGGAAAATACATAAAGATTCTTTTGGAAAAAGATATTAAACCCTCAGACATTATGACCCGAAAGGCTTTTGAAAATGCCCTTCGTGTGATTGTTGTTTTAGGGGGTAGTACCAATGCTGTTCTTCATTTTATTGCCATGGCCAAAAGTGTAGGAGTGTCCCTTACTCAGGATGATTTTCAGACCATGAGCGATGGTACCCCTATGTTGGCAGATCTTAAACCCAGTGGGAAATACCTGATGCAGGATTTACATGAGCATGGTGGAATACCTTCCGTAATGAAATATCTGTTGGAAGAGGGTTTGTTACATGGAGATTGTCTTACTGTTACAGGAAAAACACTGGCTGAAAACTTAGAACATATTCCGACGCTGGATTTTAATACCCAGAAGATTATAAGACCCTTATCAAGCCCTATAAAACCTACCGGGCATTTAAGAATTCTATATGGAAACCTTGCTGAAAAAGGAAGTGTTGCCAAAATAACAGGTAAAGAAGGAGAGCGGTTTGTAGGAAAAGCCCGCGTATTCGACGGAGAGAAGAACCTCATCAAAGGAATTGCAGACGGAACAGTACAACACGGAGATGTGATTGTGATCCGTAACGAAGGGCCTAAAGGAGCTCCCGGAATGCCGGAAATGTTGAAGCCTACAAGTGCTTTGATAGGCGCAGGGTTAGGAAGCAGTGTCGCTTTGATTACGGATGGCAGGTTCAGTGGTGGAACTCATGGTTTCGTGGTGGGGCATATCACTCCCGAAGCTCATGAAGGTGGTCTGATAGCCTTTGTAGAAGATAATGATCTTATAGAAATAGATGCTATACGCAATACGATACAACTTAAGGTTTCAGAAGAAGAAATCAAAAAAAGAAAGGAAGGCTGGCAAAAACCTGCTCTGAAAGTTAAGAAAGGATTGCTCTATAAATATGCATTAACCGTATCATCCGCTGCTGAAGGCTGTGTAACGGATGAAATTTAA
- the ilvE gene encoding branched-chain-amino-acid transaminase encodes MYYNDDTVIYFDGSFMKAKDAGTNLYGQSLHYGYSVFEGIKSYSTAHGTRIFKAKEHYERLKRSAELMHIPFNYSVDQLTELTYELLELNGFADAYIRPLITCSPNMSLSKGKESYLSLLAWEWSNGYLADKMKIMTSGFQRPNPKAFKVEAKVGGHYVNSILACQDAKDKGYDEALVLDENGNVAESSGANVFYEKDGTLFTPAKGSILPGITRQTVFEICDELNIPVKETFFKPEEMRGADAAFFCGTAAEIVALDSLDDVPFTKEWEDTASEKVQQAYLKLVRVLSL; translated from the coding sequence ATGTATTACAACGACGACACGGTCATCTATTTTGATGGAAGCTTTATGAAAGCCAAAGACGCAGGAACCAATCTTTACGGACAATCTCTTCACTACGGATATTCAGTTTTTGAAGGCATTAAATCTTACAGCACGGCTCATGGAACCAGAATTTTCAAGGCAAAAGAACATTATGAAAGATTGAAAAGATCAGCAGAACTCATGCATATTCCCTTCAATTATTCCGTAGATCAGCTTACAGAGCTTACTTATGAACTATTGGAGTTGAATGGCTTTGCAGATGCGTATATCCGTCCTCTGATCACCTGTTCGCCCAATATGTCACTTTCAAAAGGCAAAGAATCTTACCTATCCCTCTTGGCTTGGGAATGGAGCAACGGCTATCTCGCAGATAAAATGAAGATCATGACTTCTGGTTTTCAGCGTCCCAATCCTAAGGCCTTTAAAGTAGAAGCCAAAGTCGGCGGACATTATGTGAATTCAATTTTAGCTTGTCAGGATGCAAAGGACAAAGGGTATGATGAAGCTTTAGTACTCGATGAAAATGGAAATGTGGCAGAAAGTTCAGGGGCCAATGTTTTTTATGAAAAAGACGGGACATTATTTACTCCGGCAAAGGGAAGTATTCTTCCCGGAATTACCCGTCAGACTGTCTTTGAAATATGTGATGAACTGAATATTCCGGTTAAGGAAACCTTCTTTAAACCTGAAGAAATGAGAGGTGCTGATGCTGCATTTTTCTGTGGTACGGCGGCTGAGATTGTGGCATTGGATTCATTGGATGATGTGCCTTTCACTAAAGAATGGGAAGATACAGCAAGTGAAAAAGTACAACAGGCTTATTTGAAATTAGTAAGAGTTTTGTCATTGTAA
- the folP gene encoding dihydropteroate synthase — MISNPQTLEPLNPQTHSINCNGRLVQLDTPKIMGILNLTPDSFSDGGKFNKEKRALEHAEKLLKEGAEIIDIGPQSTRPNAEFLTSEEEIDRIGNRISQIKKTFPEVLISLDTFYAETVRFGFNEGIDIINDISGGQYDEKMFDVAAETGLPYILMHVNPSYEAMHDKIKFEDITLEVNRYFSEKTDKLLQKGVKDIILDPGFGFGKTVEDQMKMINEVEYLGFGKFPLLIGISRKSFIYKPLEKSPLDINEETQKLHMKVLEQGAKIVRVHDVAEAKETVNHFLQKK; from the coding sequence ATGATTTCAAACCCTCAAACCCTCGAACCCTTAAACCCTCAAACCCATTCTATTAACTGTAATGGCCGACTGGTACAACTGGATACTCCAAAGATCATGGGAATCCTGAATCTTACTCCTGATTCATTCTCAGATGGTGGAAAATTTAACAAGGAGAAAAGGGCATTGGAACATGCCGAGAAGTTGTTGAAAGAGGGGGCAGAAATTATTGATATCGGCCCACAGTCTACACGTCCCAACGCTGAGTTTTTGACGAGCGAGGAGGAGATTGATAGGATTGGAAACCGTATTTCTCAGATCAAAAAGACGTTTCCTGAAGTACTGATTTCTTTGGACACATTCTATGCTGAAACGGTAAGATTCGGTTTCAATGAAGGAATAGACATCATTAATGATATTTCAGGCGGCCAATATGATGAGAAAATGTTTGATGTAGCGGCAGAAACAGGACTTCCTTATATTTTGATGCATGTGAATCCATCTTATGAAGCCATGCATGATAAAATAAAGTTTGAAGATATAACATTGGAAGTGAACCGGTATTTTTCTGAAAAGACCGATAAACTGTTACAAAAAGGGGTTAAAGATATTATTCTGGACCCTGGTTTTGGCTTTGGAAAAACGGTAGAAGATCAGATGAAAATGATCAATGAAGTGGAATATCTTGGGTTTGGTAAATTTCCTTTGTTGATCGGAATCTCAAGAAAATCATTTATCTATAAACCTCTTGAGAAATCTCCACTTGATATCAATGAGGAAACGCAGAAATTACACATGAAAGTTTTGGAGCAGGGCGCTAAAATTGTAAGAGTTCATGATGTGGCTGAAGCAAAGGAAACAGTCAATCATTTTTTACAGAAAAAATAA
- a CDS encoding DUF1599 domain-containing protein, whose protein sequence is MSKTSVQFEKIISQCRDLFSKKLQDYGPAWRVLRPSSITDQIYIKVNRIRTLQMTDVKMVDESEEDEFIAIVNYSIIGLIQLEKGLSNDFNENKEEILSLYDKYSQEAQALMERKNHDYGEAWRDMRISSITDLIYQKVLRTKQIEDNQGKTIVSEGLDANYFDMLNYAVFCLIKFSEQKNQFDPKTI, encoded by the coding sequence ATGTCAAAAACATCAGTACAGTTCGAGAAAATTATCAGTCAGTGTCGTGATCTTTTCAGTAAAAAGCTACAGGATTACGGGCCAGCGTGGAGGGTTTTAAGACCCAGTTCCATTACGGATCAGATTTATATCAAAGTCAACAGAATCCGTACACTGCAAATGACTGATGTAAAAATGGTGGATGAAAGTGAGGAAGATGAATTTATTGCGATTGTCAACTACTCTATCATTGGACTTATTCAGCTTGAAAAAGGGCTTTCCAATGATTTCAATGAAAACAAAGAAGAAATTTTAAGTTTGTATGACAAATATTCCCAGGAGGCTCAGGCTTTAATGGAAAGAAAAAATCATGATTATGGGGAAGCATGGAGGGATATGAGAATCTCTTCAATTACAGATTTGATTTATCAGAAAGTATTAAGAACCAAACAAATTGAGGATAACCAGGGAAAAACTATTGTATCTGAAGGCCTTGACGCCAATTATTTCGATATGCTGAATTATGCTGTTTTCTGCCTGATTAAATTCTCTGAACAAAAAAACCAATTCGACCCCAAAACTATTTAA